Proteins from a genomic interval of Brucella intermedia LMG 3301:
- the nhaA gene encoding Na+/H+ antiporter NhaA, with protein sequence MAGRIQNTIRNFLDSESAGGLLLIASAIAALMVANSPVADSYFHVLHFHLGPLSVQHWVNDAMMAVFFLMVGLEIKREMVDGHLSSWPRRILPGAAAMAGMAVPAVIYLAFNLNSGASHGWAIPAATDIAFALGVISLLGPRVPTSLKVFLAALAIIDDLGAVVIIGLFYTTGVSAIDLGLAALVFAILLVLNLTGVKRLLPYLILGLLLWIFTYRSGVHATIAGVLLALTVPIKRTPAAPEAHISESPLHLLEHSLIKPVSFVIVPIFGFANAGVNFTGLGIDAVFAPVTMGVAAGLALGKLIGIFGAVLILVKSDIVDLPAGASWQQMLGTTLLCGIGFTMSLFISLLAFNDVLLQDEAKIGILIGSLIAGLAGYIVLRLSKRADGRFIS encoded by the coding sequence ATGGCTGGCCGCATCCAGAATACTATCCGCAATTTTCTCGACAGCGAATCCGCAGGTGGCCTGCTTCTGATCGCCTCGGCCATCGCCGCCCTGATGGTGGCGAATTCCCCGGTCGCGGATTCCTATTTCCATGTACTGCATTTCCATCTGGGGCCCCTTTCTGTCCAGCACTGGGTCAACGACGCCATGATGGCGGTCTTCTTTCTGATGGTCGGCCTCGAGATCAAGCGTGAAATGGTTGACGGGCATCTTTCGTCATGGCCCCGCCGCATTCTGCCCGGTGCAGCCGCAATGGCCGGGATGGCCGTGCCGGCAGTCATCTATCTCGCCTTCAACCTGAACAGCGGCGCTTCTCACGGATGGGCCATTCCCGCCGCCACCGACATCGCGTTCGCGCTTGGCGTCATATCTCTGCTCGGCCCGCGGGTTCCAACCTCTCTCAAGGTCTTTCTCGCCGCTCTCGCCATTATCGACGACCTCGGTGCAGTGGTCATCATAGGCCTGTTCTACACCACTGGCGTCTCGGCAATTGATCTCGGACTGGCTGCCTTGGTCTTTGCGATTCTTCTCGTCCTTAATCTTACGGGTGTGAAGCGTCTCCTGCCCTATCTGATCCTTGGACTCCTCCTCTGGATCTTCACCTATCGCTCCGGCGTCCACGCAACGATTGCAGGTGTCCTGCTGGCGTTGACGGTGCCGATCAAACGAACACCCGCCGCACCCGAGGCCCATATTTCCGAAAGCCCGCTACACCTCCTCGAACATAGCCTGATCAAACCCGTATCTTTCGTTATCGTTCCGATTTTCGGTTTTGCCAATGCAGGCGTGAACTTTACAGGTCTGGGTATCGATGCAGTCTTTGCTCCGGTGACCATGGGTGTGGCAGCGGGGCTGGCACTTGGTAAGCTCATCGGGATTTTTGGCGCGGTTCTGATTCTTGTAAAGAGCGACATCGTCGATCTGCCTGCCGGTGCAAGCTGGCAGCAGATGTTGGGAACGACACTTCTTTGCGGTATCGGCTTCACGATGAGCCTGTTTATCTCGCTGCTCGCCTTCAACGACGTGCTCCTTCAGGATGAAGCAAAAATAGGAATTCTGATCGGCTCTCTGATCGCCGGCCTGGCTGGCTATATCGTGCTGAGACTATCGAAACGCGCTGACGGGCGTTTTATATCGTGA
- a CDS encoding TAXI family TRAP transporter solute-binding subunit codes for MKFLDKKTAVSLATALGFVLGAAQARAEEFVNILTGGTSGVYYPLGVAMEKIYSGIPDVRPSVQATKASIENINLINSGRGEVAFTLGDSLRDAYEGNEAAGFKTKLTKLSTLAAIYPNYVQIVASKESGIKTLADLKGKRLSVGAPKSGTELNARTILEAAGLSYDDLGKIEYLPFAESVELMKNRQLDATLQSSGLGVASLRDLANSVEINVVEIPSDVIEKIGAPYQVNTIPANTYTGQDKDVVTASVINYLIVRPDMDEELVYQMTKGLFENLDQLAAAHASAKAIKLDKNTIVSPVPVHPGAMRYFKEKGIE; via the coding sequence ATGAAATTCCTGGACAAGAAGACGGCCGTTTCTCTGGCGACAGCGCTTGGATTTGTTCTCGGCGCGGCGCAGGCCCGTGCCGAGGAATTCGTCAATATCCTGACCGGCGGCACCAGCGGGGTCTATTATCCACTCGGCGTTGCCATGGAAAAGATCTATTCCGGCATCCCCGACGTACGGCCTTCCGTTCAGGCCACGAAGGCATCGATCGAAAATATCAATCTGATCAACAGCGGCCGTGGTGAAGTCGCCTTCACACTGGGCGATTCCCTGCGCGATGCCTACGAGGGCAATGAAGCCGCCGGTTTCAAGACGAAGCTCACCAAGCTCAGCACGCTGGCGGCTATCTATCCCAATTACGTCCAGATCGTCGCCTCGAAGGAATCGGGCATCAAGACTCTGGCCGACCTGAAGGGCAAGCGCCTTTCCGTCGGCGCGCCGAAGTCCGGCACCGAACTCAATGCGCGCACCATTCTGGAAGCGGCGGGCCTTTCCTACGACGATCTGGGAAAGATCGAATATCTGCCCTTCGCGGAATCGGTCGAACTGATGAAAAACCGCCAGCTTGACGCCACCCTGCAGTCTTCGGGCCTCGGCGTCGCCTCGCTGCGCGATCTCGCCAATTCGGTTGAAATCAATGTCGTTGAGATCCCTTCGGACGTTATCGAGAAGATCGGTGCGCCCTATCAGGTCAACACGATTCCCGCGAACACCTATACTGGGCAGGACAAGGATGTCGTGACCGCCTCGGTCATCAACTATCTGATCGTGCGCCCCGACATGGATGAAGAACTGGTCTACCAGATGACCAAGGGCCTGTTCGAGAATCTCGACCAGCTTGCGGCAGCGCACGCTTCCGCCAAGGCGATCAAGCTCGACAAGAACACCATCGTCTCGCCCGTTCCGGTCCATCCCGGCGCAATGCGCTATTTCAAGGAAAAGGGGATCGAATAG
- a CDS encoding FMN-binding negative transcriptional regulator — MDRTRGENGTLVSHVAASNDHVEFLKRGLPSIAILMDAGHYVSSSWYPGCPERDSAPTWSFMVAHIHGTPKILSEGATAKHLHELVKHMEKGRDNPWQMKELGPGGLERRLRNIVGYEMPIEKMEVKFKLGQDERAADMSAAIKKLHEEGREHLAEMMARHCKL; from the coding sequence ATGGATCGGACACGCGGCGAAAACGGCACGCTGGTCTCGCATGTTGCTGCATCCAACGATCATGTTGAGTTTCTGAAACGTGGCCTGCCATCAATTGCAATCCTGATGGATGCTGGTCATTATGTGTCATCGTCTTGGTATCCGGGTTGTCCGGAAAGGGACAGCGCGCCGACCTGGAGCTTCATGGTTGCTCATATCCATGGCACGCCCAAAATCTTATCGGAAGGAGCGACTGCAAAGCATCTCCACGAACTCGTCAAACATATGGAGAAGGGTCGTGACAACCCCTGGCAGATGAAGGAACTCGGCCCCGGTGGTCTGGAGCGGCGTCTGCGCAATATTGTCGGCTACGAAATGCCTATTGAGAAGATGGAAGTCAAGTTCAAGCTGGGACAGGATGAGCGGGCAGCAGATATGAGTGCAGCGATCAAAAAGTTGCATGAAGAGGGGCGGGAACACCTCGCCGAAATGATGGCCCGTCACTGCAAGCTTTGA
- a CDS encoding DUF1850 domain-containing protein, with product MAICITTAGGLMKIAAASFVLSWTHSVEKIPWQEHWSVTDQGLVLTEARIKGSGAGMEPPEDAVLRNGWYSYHPHIPPRRDIVLAASGKTGGGWTLCAGQTCTDLGKEAEAEPIHIRSCD from the coding sequence ATGGCGATCTGCATCACGACGGCCGGCGGCCTCATGAAAATCGCCGCCGCAAGCTTCGTCCTCTCATGGACCCATAGCGTGGAAAAAATTCCTTGGCAGGAACACTGGTCGGTCACGGATCAGGGGCTGGTGCTCACCGAGGCGCGCATCAAGGGATCGGGAGCCGGGATGGAGCCACCGGAAGACGCGGTCTTGCGGAACGGCTGGTACAGCTACCATCCGCACATCCCGCCGCGAAGAGATATCGTCCTCGCTGCGTCCGGCAAGACGGGTGGCGGCTGGACCCTGTGCGCCGGCCAGACCTGTACCGACCTGGGCAAGGAGGCGGAAGCAGAGCCGATCCATATCAGGTCGTGTGACTAA
- the tnpB gene encoding IS66 family insertion sequence element accessory protein TnpB (TnpB, as the term is used for proteins encoded by IS66 family insertion elements, is considered an accessory protein, since TnpC, encoded by a neighboring gene, is a DDE family transposase.): MIASGVVVYVSCQPVDFRKGAASLMALVRDGGLDPFNGALYVFRSKRADCVRIVWWDGSGVCLYSKTLEESSFCWPGISAARVRLDHSQLMALLAGMDWKKIRPAKVRRPLLTG, from the coding sequence ATGATTGCTTCCGGCGTTGTGGTTTACGTGTCTTGCCAACCGGTCGACTTCCGCAAGGGAGCCGCATCGTTGATGGCGTTGGTGCGGGATGGCGGCCTCGACCCGTTCAATGGCGCGCTTTACGTCTTCCGGTCGAAACGGGCGGACTGTGTCCGCATTGTCTGGTGGGATGGCAGCGGGGTCTGCCTCTACTCGAAAACCCTGGAAGAGAGCAGCTTCTGCTGGCCGGGCATATCGGCGGCGCGGGTGCGTCTCGACCATTCACAACTGATGGCGCTTCTGGCCGGAATGGATTGGAAAAAGATCCGTCCAGCCAAGGTCCGGCGACCGTTGCTGACGGGCTGA
- a CDS encoding TRAP transporter permease, which translates to MAQSEKTAAETAIESAEHIPGWGSGAGARILFAIAVAFSVFQLWTSAYSPLPSQVVRSVHVGFLLLLLFGLYANAATDAARRTVFWLAAVVAFALSLYHWIFYEDLLIRAGEPSHTDIVIGVLAVGLVFWAGKKMMGWTLPLICLIFLAYGLFGQYLPHPFNHRGYDFEQVVEVLFLGTEGIYGTPIYVSSSYIFLFILFGAFLERAGMIQLFNDIAMGTVGASRGGPAKVSVISSALMGTINGSGVANVVTTGAFTIPLMKRSGFRPAFAGGVEAVASMGGQIMPPVMGAVAFIMAETLGLPYVEIVKAAIVPAILYFITVFVMVDLEARRLRMKGLNKSEMPSALEAIRRRWFLILPLAALVWLLFSGYTPLFAGTVGLSLTALIILGVPVSGGLSMPLRVLFWIALGVMSAAAFGTTFNIFGYALRGITLIILLVALLVAINFAVRGGRETLSLCLESLAEGAKNALPVGIACALVGVIIGILALTGAGSTFARVIVSVGENSLFFSLVLTMLACLVLGMGIPTIPNYIITSSIAGPALLHLEVPLLVSHMFVFYFGIMADLTPPVALAAFAAAPIARESGMKIGMQAIRIAVAGFAVPFMAVYEPVIMLQEGGPLTEKYGFWLAFAYMLVKALLSILLWGAAAIGHLRTPLQLWERIWAFVAIALMLATYPYSDELGFAACAAFLIWHFWRSRPSVVASSG; encoded by the coding sequence ATGGCGCAGAGCGAAAAAACGGCTGCCGAAACGGCTATCGAATCGGCTGAACATATTCCCGGCTGGGGTTCAGGCGCAGGCGCAAGGATCCTGTTCGCCATCGCCGTGGCCTTCTCCGTTTTCCAGCTCTGGACCTCGGCTTACTCGCCCCTGCCGAGCCAGGTCGTGCGGTCCGTCCATGTCGGATTTCTGCTTTTACTGCTGTTCGGCCTCTACGCCAATGCGGCGACGGACGCCGCCAGACGGACCGTGTTCTGGCTGGCGGCGGTCGTGGCCTTCGCGCTCAGTCTCTATCACTGGATCTTCTATGAAGACCTCCTGATTCGGGCGGGCGAGCCCAGCCACACCGATATCGTGATCGGGGTCCTCGCCGTCGGGCTCGTCTTCTGGGCCGGCAAGAAAATGATGGGCTGGACCCTGCCGCTCATCTGTCTGATCTTTCTGGCCTACGGCCTGTTCGGCCAGTATCTGCCGCATCCGTTCAATCACCGCGGCTATGATTTCGAGCAGGTGGTCGAGGTCCTGTTTCTGGGAACCGAGGGCATTTACGGCACGCCGATCTATGTGTCGTCGAGCTATATCTTCCTGTTCATCCTGTTCGGCGCGTTTCTGGAGCGCGCCGGCATGATCCAGCTTTTCAATGACATCGCCATGGGCACAGTTGGCGCGTCGCGGGGCGGCCCTGCCAAGGTTTCGGTGATCTCATCCGCGCTGATGGGCACGATCAACGGCTCCGGCGTCGCCAATGTGGTGACGACGGGCGCTTTCACCATTCCGCTCATGAAGCGCTCCGGCTTCCGCCCGGCCTTTGCCGGGGGCGTGGAGGCCGTGGCGTCGATGGGTGGTCAGATCATGCCGCCGGTGATGGGGGCCGTCGCCTTCATCATGGCCGAAACGCTCGGCCTGCCCTATGTCGAGATCGTCAAGGCGGCCATCGTGCCGGCCATCCTCTATTTCATCACCGTCTTCGTGATGGTCGATCTGGAAGCGCGACGCCTGAGGATGAAGGGCCTCAACAAAAGCGAAATGCCGAGCGCGCTGGAAGCAATCCGCAGGCGCTGGTTCCTCATCCTGCCGCTGGCCGCTTTGGTCTGGCTTCTCTTCTCCGGCTATACACCGCTTTTCGCCGGCACGGTCGGTCTCAGCCTCACCGCGCTCATCATACTGGGCGTGCCGGTGTCGGGTGGCCTGTCGATGCCGCTGCGGGTTCTGTTCTGGATCGCGCTCGGCGTGATGTCCGCCGCCGCCTTCGGCACCACGTTCAACATCTTCGGTTATGCGCTGCGCGGGATCACGCTGATCATTCTCCTCGTCGCCCTTCTGGTAGCGATCAATTTCGCGGTGCGCGGAGGTCGGGAAACGCTCAGCCTTTGCTTGGAAAGCCTTGCGGAAGGCGCCAAGAACGCGCTGCCGGTCGGCATCGCCTGTGCGCTGGTAGGCGTCATCATCGGCATTCTCGCGCTGACCGGAGCCGGCTCGACATTTGCCCGCGTCATCGTCAGCGTGGGGGAAAACTCGCTGTTCTTCTCGCTGGTGCTGACCATGCTCGCCTGCCTCGTGCTCGGCATGGGCATTCCCACCATTCCGAACTATATCATCACCTCTTCGATCGCCGGCCCGGCGCTTCTGCATCTAGAAGTGCCGCTTCTCGTCTCGCACATGTTCGTCTTCTATTTCGGCATCATGGCGGACCTCACGCCGCCGGTGGCGCTGGCCGCCTTCGCCGCCGCGCCCATCGCGCGGGAATCGGGGATGAAGATCGGCATGCAGGCGATCCGCATCGCGGTGGCAGGCTTCGCCGTGCCGTTCATGGCCGTCTATGAGCCGGTCATCATGCTTCAGGAAGGCGGGCCCCTTACCGAAAAATACGGCTTCTGGCTGGCCTTCGCGTATATGCTCGTCAAGGCGCTGCTGAGCATTCTTCTGTGGGGCGCGGCGGCCATCGGACATCTGCGCACGCCCCTCCAGCTATGGGAGCGTATCTGGGCATTTGTAGCAATCGCGCTGATGCTCGCCACCTATCCCTATAGCGACGAACTGGGCTTTGCGGCCTGCGCGGCCTTCCTCATATGGCATTTCTGGAGGTCGCGGCCATCCGTCGTCGCGTCGTCGGGTTGA
- a CDS encoding transposase produces the protein MSDKVNQVRTFEVLTATPSRRSPRHWSDDEKARLVAEAFSPAGTVAEVARAYELDVSQLYAWRRKALSRGAMAPLTVRLGGRTMMESEPAKFTRFEASGGATVEIVIGDVVMRVRGDIDPDQLAGIIGAVRKA, from the coding sequence ATGAGCGACAAGGTGAATCAGGTTCGGACATTCGAAGTTTTGACGGCGACGCCGTCGCGACGTTCGCCGCGGCATTGGTCTGATGACGAGAAAGCGCGGCTCGTAGCGGAAGCGTTTTCGCCGGCAGGCACGGTGGCGGAGGTTGCGCGCGCCTATGAACTGGACGTGTCGCAACTTTATGCGTGGCGCAGGAAGGCGCTTTCCAGGGGGGCGATGGCGCCATTGACGGTGCGATTGGGCGGACGAACCATGATGGAAAGCGAGCCGGCGAAGTTCACGCGCTTTGAGGCGAGCGGCGGCGCGACGGTGGAGATCGTGATTGGCGATGTCGTCATGCGGGTACGCGGTGATATCGATCCGGACCAGTTGGCGGGCATTATCGGCGCGGTGCGCAAGGCATGA
- a CDS encoding ISL3 family transposase: MAKKGISIRQIVRQTGHSRKLVRDVLRGQRLDVFRTKPSSLDNWLPWLNNRWEEGARNALALWREMKAKGFPGQSGVVSQWAQRRRLAEKAGQSGFARTPSSRVIARLMTAARDDLAKSEAILVAAIEVNVPELVAARKAIGDFQSMIRSKSAAKLEGWLETARDSLIGSFVGGVEKDLDAVRNAIVSPWSNGQTEGQITRLKLIKRQMYGRAKIDLLQARLIGTS, from the coding sequence TTGGCCAAGAAGGGAATATCAATTCGGCAGATTGTCCGGCAAACCGGTCATAGTCGAAAACTGGTTCGCGATGTCCTGCGTGGTCAACGCCTCGATGTATTCCGAACGAAGCCGAGTTCGCTGGATAACTGGCTGCCATGGCTTAACAACCGTTGGGAAGAAGGGGCGCGAAACGCCTTGGCGCTGTGGCGCGAGATGAAAGCAAAAGGCTTCCCAGGACAGAGCGGTGTTGTCTCGCAATGGGCACAACGTCGACGTTTGGCTGAGAAGGCAGGCCAGAGCGGATTTGCGCGCACGCCATCGTCGCGGGTTATTGCTCGACTGATGACCGCCGCACGCGATGACCTGGCAAAATCCGAGGCTATCCTTGTCGCGGCAATCGAAGTGAACGTTCCGGAGTTGGTTGCTGCCCGCAAGGCCATTGGGGACTTTCAATCTATGATCCGTTCAAAGTCAGCGGCGAAACTTGAAGGCTGGCTTGAAACCGCCAGGGACAGTTTGATTGGGTCCTTTGTAGGCGGCGTTGAAAAGGACCTCGATGCAGTCCGAAATGCTATCGTCTCCCCTTGGTCGAACGGGCAAACAGAAGGCCAAATTACCCGCCTGAAACTGATCAAACGCCAGATGTACGGGCGCGCAAAAATCGACCTTCTGCAAGCACGGCTGATTGGTACATCATAG
- a CDS encoding branched-chain amino acid ABC transporter ATP-binding protein, whose protein sequence is MVIDRHPAVADVTRQAIAHSLMGNSELLLLEEPSLGLAPIIIHQIFEIMIKLAEAGVSIVLVAQNVDLSLEIADYVYAFEHGEIHVSGPADKLSGDARVREIYLPA, encoded by the coding sequence ATTGTTATCGATCGGCATCCTGCCGTCGCTGATGTAACGCGTCAGGCCATTGCCCATTCACTGATGGGCAATTCCGAACTCCTGCTGCTCGAGGAACCTTCGCTAGGTCTGGCGCCGATTATCATTCACCAGATTTTCGAGATCATGATCAAGCTCGCCGAGGCGGGTGTCTCCATTGTTCTGGTCGCACAGAATGTCGATCTGTCCCTCGAAATAGCCGATTATGTTTATGCGTTCGAACATGGCGAGATCCACGTCTCCGGCCCGGCTGACAAGTTGTCCGGCGATGCGCGCGTGCGTGAAATCTACTTGCCAGCTTAA